ACCTTTCTGCCATAACAAGTAGACACCCCCCTTATAGACACTGCATTATCTTGTTTTGCTTGGAGAATGTACATGCATATGTTTTAGACAATAATCTCTCAGTCTTTGGCAAGGGGCATCAAGAGATGTTTCCATTAATCCTGAGTAGCTGATGGAAAATTATATTACAGTGCACGCCCATGCCTTTAATCATGTAGCTTTGAATGGATCGGACTGAACATTTGCTCAGTTTTTTTTAGATTTCACCCAGATTTAATGTAGGCAGGCAGGCTTATGAATAAAGATAGGACAGATCAGGCTTCTCTATGGCCAAAGTGACTTGATctaaacaaataaacagaattatttaTGATATTGTAATTTGGCCTGGACTGGTTTTTGTCTACGCAGTACATTTATAATCATAAGTAATGTAGTTTTTCTACAATTTGCATTAATTGTGACATTATCACTGCATAATTGCTGCAATGTATGCATGTCTGATATCATAACTGCAGCTGTGTTTAAAATGCTTGTTCTCAGGTAAGCCAGAGCTGCAGTCAGAAGTCTCTATCATCGTTGCGGATGTCAGTGAACCGGACTCATTGGCTGCCATGTGCAAACAGGCGGTCATTGTGCTGAACTGTGTGGGACCTGTAAGTATGCATTGTGACTGACTATAGGACATCGAATAGCATTCTTAGCTTTTTGAAACCACATTAAAACGATCAGTCATGATGTGTCATTATATAGATCAATAGCTTATGGAAAGGAAATGCCCTAAATAAATGGAAGGCATAGCAGCTACATGTTTACCCTCTTTATCCTATCAACTAGATAACCTCAAAGGCTGGATTTGGTTATGCAATAGTGTCTTTCGAAAAAGGTGATAATCACGTTTgcacattctttttgtttttcatattatccccatttcttccaatttggaattcccaattcccactacttagtagtaggtccttgtggtggtgtggttactcacctcaatccgggtggcggaggacatgtctcagttgtcaccgtttctgagaccgtcaatccgcgcattttatcacgtggctcgttgtgcatgacaccgcggggACTCCGCCTATGGAGGCTCATtctatccacgcacaacttacaatgtgccccattgagagcgagaaccactaatcacgaccatgaggaggttaccccatgtgactctactctccctagcaaccggccaatttggttgcttaggagacctggctggagtcagtcagcacaccctggattcgaacttgcgactcctggggtggtagtcaagagtctttactcgctgagctacccatacCCCATGTTTGCACATTCTTGAATTAAgaaatagggctgtcgatttaacgcataaAAAATTTCCCGGACTGTAATATGGAATGTACTTACCATCtgagcaatttaagcttgaagtactacctgttttcagcaggtatatttatatatatatatatatatatatataagaaaagagtgtttgtttttcatttcagtgtTTCGTTTTTGTTTGCATCTCATTTTCTTCCTTTAATTTTTATGatgttgtattatttaattagttTCTATTCTGTATTataatttgtgtaatatatacactgatcagccacaacattaaaaccacctgcctaatattgtgtaggtccccctcaacGTTATCaacaacgtcaacaataaaaaaaattgtcgtCAGAAATTTTCATtattgaatagtcgtttgatctcatttaacataacaagAGAtcttaaactctaatgatgacgtgtGAGCAGctctgcagttcacgcctgacttgaggagaggaagaattacacagctcacagtccagatgcactctaaactttccaaacagcttcaggtgatataGATCGCAAGGTATgcgggaattataatgcaaaaacacaaaagtaaataTAGATGCACTCTCGTTGAGGAATAAGTGTAGCTGGagctctgctgaagcaaaacttgcatgtcaagtgtctttaaaggaaacacatgGCGAtacgtctttaatgcagttatatttaatgcattatagctttattaaagttcaaattaaacggaagcagatcatgtaaataactacaaacttcaaactccaaaactgccatttatCTGTAAGGTCAGTACCTCTTCTATATGTTGGCGAATGTCCcaatctgagggggagagattgaacctgcacccggctgaggcacGCTGTCGCGGGGACGTTCATCCCTCGAGCACGcgtacttaatgcagctagattataacgtgatggctggcgacttaattaatcataatatatgtcactgtgcagttattatcgtgaagaaaattacctgagctctgtacaattgtggtctgagatgcaggttggcactttttttatttttatatatatatatatatttctttaaaagtatcaataaacctgctcttctgCAAGTTTGTGTTTAACTTATTTACtctatgcaggctttggatttttagGACACTAGTATTTCAGAATGACCAGGGCAACAATTCAGTTGCGATGATTGGTCCACTGGTCCAGTTATGAATGAATTATTCAGTCACgtgattttttttatgtgcatctTGTATTCCTGTTAAATTCAATGAGTTTATTCGGTAAACGTTTCCATTATAGTTTAAGTGCATTTCTTCTTATCtaataaaacattgattttatTCACATCATGTTTTTCCATCCAGCAGATTTTATGTGATATcctaaaatgtgcataaaaaggCATTGATGGAAACATAGTTATTGTAAGGTAGAAACGTGTTGTGCTGAATGTATGACTTGAGTGTGACAATGAACGGGGAAATCTagacattatttttttaattaattgagtgaaaaacaaaaacttttctgtGAATAGTTTTAGAAAGTAACATAAGTAAAGTAATTAAATccctgattacaattttagagaaagtAATTTTCtaatagattacatttttaaagtaacttacccaacactgatcagTCGTCCTCTAAAATCTAGTCCCTTACTGCTGGTGTAATATTATCCTAATTACTGTCTTTTTAATATCTTCTCAACAGTATCGATTCTTTGGTGAACCTGTTGTCAAGGCATGCGTCGAGAATGGAGCACATTGTCTCGATATCTGCGGAGAACCACAGGTACTTGTCCTGACCCCTCTATTCCTGCAgtataaaactataaataaaccATTGATCATTCTTTGTCATAATAGCATTAATGGCATACTGGGAACTGAGAAGTCACTGTGTTTGTTTGTACTATAGTTTCTGGAGAGTATGCAGTTAAACTACCACGACCAGGCTGCTGAGAAGGGGCTTTACATTGTGGGAAGCTGTGGTTTTGACTCCATTCCTGCAGACATGGGTGTTATTTACACCAGGGACCAGTTTAAAGGTATGTTCATCAGAAACATAGTTTGTCTTGATTCTTTGAGTAGTGCAATCCATCcccattttgttttaatttaagcaCTTTGCTAAGGTATGCTTTGATTATTGAgatgttgttttatttgttaccAGGGACACTAACAGCCGTTGAGAGCTTTTTGACTGCAAGCTCCGGGCCAGAGGTCGgtgtacttattttttaaatgtaaaataactcTGTTATCTGTATATTTCAAAGGCCTTATTGTTTAACTGTCAGCTGACCCTCATTCTCATGTGTGCCTGCAGGGAGGCTCCATCCATGATGGCACCTGGCAGTCAGCTATCTACGGCTTTGCAGACAGCCACAAGTTACGCAGCCTCAGGAAAAAGTTTGGTCACAAGCCTCTTCCTGTGGTGGGGGCTAAAATTAAAAGGAGGTGTGTACAACAAACGGCAAGCAGAATTAGTATTTCACCATGTGTGACGCAAGTTACTTAATAAATTCTGAAATGTTCTGAACAGTTCTTCAAAAGCCCCAGTGGCTATTGGCTTCAATAATACACATTTTGGATGAAAAACCTCTACCATCGAAAGAAATGGAATTGTCATTGTGTTTCTACAGGGGTGCGCTGTTTtttagtgatgaagttcagcaataTGCAATTCCCTTCATGGGTACAGACCCATCAGTGGTGAAGAGAACCCAGCGCTATTTACATGAAGAACTCCAGGAGTCTCCGGTTAGTCAGTATACATAAACAACCCTAGTCCCATAATtcccaataaaacattttttttaaataaggcaGGGGGACAGTACAATTGAAAGGGTCAGTTAGGGTTGATCCAGTCAAACTGAACTGAAACTGAACAAGTTAAACATTAAACTGGAATATTTTGACAGTCCAGGTTTTTGAAGCAGTAGGAAAAAAGTGAATGGGGATGATAGAATGAAGTCTAGATGACTAGACTAATCAACAAATGAATTGCGAGCAGAAAAACTTTGTTACCTGCACTGCCATTATGATTATCAGTTTATTGTGACCTCATAGGTATTGTGGCACTGTGTTTACTAAATGTATTCTACAGGTTCAGTATGGAGCGTATGCCGGTGTTGGCGGCATTTCCAACATTATTAAACTCCTCTTTGCTGGATTGATGTTCTGGTTTCTTGTGAAGTTCAGCTTTGGCAGAAATCTCCTTGTTAAGGTGAAACATAGTATTTTGTGAAAGCTATTTTGCCATACTGAAATACTAAGACCAGGGTTCCCATGGTCTTAATATTGCAATCCCAAGATTGTGTATTCTAGGcctgaaaagtcatggaaatgtctaGAGTGAATAAATATTTTCCTTGTTTTGCTCTGCTCTATAATAGAGTTTGTGAGGAGTAAAAAGTGCTGTCCAAGCAATAGTGACATCCAATTGATTGGAAACGGATACCAAATTTGTCTAAATGATTAATTAGCAAAGTGGTTtcaatttaaattataaaaaaaaattatatccagTTATCGCAAATGACAAGAAAATTCATGGTACGTTATTGGTAACAATGGTGGGACCCCTGGAAGACATGCTGTACAATTTGATGAATACATTGTAGCTTGTTGATCTTGTGTAATCTCATAAAATGTGAATTTACTTTGTCTGCAGTTTCCAGAGTTTTTCTCTTTCGGCTTCTTTTCCAAAGAGGGTCCAACTAGAAAGCAGGTATTATACCCCATATCATCTTCTAGATTATAAATTAGGTCCTTAGACTATTATAAAACATTAAGGATCACCGTCAAGTCATGCTGTCGGTTATCTTCCTCATATCTGCAGATGGAGGGTTCTTCTTTCCGCTTTGCTTTTTATGGAGAAGGTTACAATAAAGGTCAGGACCCCACTGAGGGCAAACCTAACGCTAAGATCCGGACTCTAGTCCAAGGACCAGGTAAAATGTCCGCCTCTGTCATATGTTAATGTAAATCCACAATTAATATCTGGTTAAAGGAAAGCAAACAGGACTCTCCTTAAATGCAATAATAAAGGTGCTTGCATGTGTCTCACTGTATTCTCTGCTGTTTTTCAGAGGCTGGATATGTCGCTACCCCAATTGCTATGGTTCAAGCAGCCATTACCATGCTGAATGAATCTGATTCCCTTCCTAAAACGTGAGTTTTGATTATTTATCCAGCCACTGTCGTCTCTGTTGTCCACTAATGAACCTCAAAAGCTAAAACTAATCCTAAATAAGCAGGTACAAGCCCTCTACAATTAGCCACTTTCAAACATCGCCCATTAAATAGTTCTATTAACTAACTAATTGCCCGATTTGGTTTTTCTGGTTAGGGTACCACCATCTTTTGTTCATAT
The Xyrauchen texanus isolate HMW12.3.18 chromosome 22, RBS_HiC_50CHRs, whole genome shotgun sequence DNA segment above includes these coding regions:
- the LOC127662132 gene encoding saccharopine dehydrogenase-like oxidoreductase yields the protein MAAFSTSTGRPYHIIIFGATGFTGQFVVEEVARTASEGPKGSLKWAVAGRSRPKLEKVLEQAAGALSKPELQSEVSIIVADVSEPDSLAAMCKQAVIVLNCVGPYRFFGEPVVKACVENGAHCLDICGEPQFLESMQLNYHDQAAEKGLYIVGSCGFDSIPADMGVIYTRDQFKGTLTAVESFLTASSGPEGGSIHDGTWQSAIYGFADSHKLRSLRKKFGHKPLPVVGAKIKRRGALFFSDEVQQYAIPFMGTDPSVVKRTQRYLHEELQESPVQYGAYAGVGGISNIIKLLFAGLMFWFLVKFSFGRNLLVKFPEFFSFGFFSKEGPTRKQMEGSSFRFAFYGEGYNKGQDPTEGKPNAKIRTLVQGPEAGYVATPIAMVQAAITMLNESDSLPKTGGVYTPGATFAKTTLVDRLNKHGIQFSVL